From the genome of Streptomyces sp. NBC_00523:
CAGTGGTGGACTGCATGGTGGTGGACGACTCCCTTGAGGTCGGGGCTACTTGACGCTGCCGGCGGTGAGTCCGGCCTTCCAGTGCCGTTGCAGGGAGACGAAGGCGACGATCAGCGGGATGACGGCGAGGAGCGACCCGGTGACGACGAGCGGATAGAAGCCCGGCTCGCTGTGGGTGTTGGTGTTCCAGGAGTACAGGCCGAGGCTCAGCGGGAAGAGCTTGCGGTCGGAGAGCATCACGAGCGGCAGGAAGAAGTTGTTCCAGATCGCGGTGAACTGGAAGAGGAAGACGGTCACGAACCCCGGCATCATCATCGGCAGCCCGATGGAGAAGAAGGTCCGCAGCTCGCCCGCCCCGTCGATGCGCGCGGCCTCCAGCGCCTCGCCCGGAATGTACCCGGCGGAGAACACCCGGGCGAGATAGACGCCGAAGGGGTTCACCAGGACGGGGATCAGCACGGACCAGTACGTGTTGACGAGGCCGAGCTTGCTGGCCAGCAGGTACATCGGCAGGGCCAGCGCGGTCGTCGGGACGAGCACCCCGAGCAGGACGAGCCCGAACAGCTTCTCCTTGCCCCGGAACTCGTACTTGTCGAAGGCGTACCCGGCGGCGACGCAGATCAGCGAGCAGACCGCGGCGCCCACTCCCGCGTACAGCAGGCTGTTCCCGTACCACCGGAAGTAGACGCCGTCCCCGTACGTGGCGATGTCGGAGAGGTTCTTCGAGAGGTCGAAGCCCTTGAAGGAGAAGGTGTCCCCGGCGAGCAGCGAGCCGGTGTCCTTGGTGGCGGCGGTGACCAGCCAGACGAGCGGGAAGAGCATGTAGAGGACGGCCAGGAGCAGCGCTCCGTTGACGGCCGCTTTGGACAGCCAGGGGTTCTTGCGGGTCGTGGTGCTCATGCGCGCGCGCCCTTCCGGCCGGTGAGGCGGGTGACGACGAAGGACAGCAGGGCGGCGGTGAGCGCCAGGAGTACGGAGGCGGCGGCCGCGAGTCCGAAGTCGTTGCGGGCGAAGGCCGCGGTGTAGGCGTACATGTTCGGTGTCCAGGAGGAGGAGACGGCGGACCCGGAGCCGGTGTTGAGGATCAGCGGCTCGGTGAAGAGCTGGAGCGAGCCGATGATCGTGAAGAGCACGACCATCACGACCGAGGACCGGATCAGCGGGAGCTTGATGCTGAACGCGATGCGCCCGCCGCTCGCTCCGTCCACCGTGGCCGCTTCGAGCACCGAGCGGTCGATGGCCTGGAGGGCGGCGTAGAAGATCACCATGTTGTAGCCGAGCCATTCCCACAGCGCGATGTTCACGACGGAGGGCAGCGCGCCGCTCGGGGAGAAGAAGTCGAAGCCGATGCCGCCGGAGTGCATCGCGGAGACGACGGGGCTGAGGCCCGGCGTGTAGAGGTACAGCCAGATCATCGCGGCGATGATGCCGGGCACGGCGTGCGGCAGGAACAGCGCGAGCTGGAAGAAGCGCCGGGCGCGGGCGAGCGCCGAGTCGAGCAGCAGGGCGAGTCCGAGGGCGCCGCCGACCATCAGCGGGATGTAGACGGCGCAGTAGCCGAGGAGGACGAGGAAGCCGTCGCGGAAGACCCGGTCACCCAGCGCCGCCGTGTAGTTGCCGAGTCCGGTGAAGACCGTCTCGGATCCGCCGAAGCCGAGCCCCGACTGCTGTTCGGTGAAGAGGCTGAGCCAGACCGCGTAACCGATCGGGATCAGCATCACGGCGGTGAACAGGACGAAGAACGGGGTCAGCAGGGTCGCGGCGGCGCGGGTGCGGGCTTTCATCCGGTCAGCCCTCGACCTTCAGGCCGCGCTTGGACAGCTCCGCGATCGTCGCGTCGTGGGCGGCCTTCACGGCGTCGGGGATGGTGGTGCCGCCCCCGGCGAGCTTGCCGAAGCGGTCCTTGAGCGTGGTGTTGGTGGTGCCCATCGCGGGGCCCCAGGTCCAGCCCTGCTTGATCGCGGCGCCGCC
Proteins encoded in this window:
- a CDS encoding carbohydrate ABC transporter permease, whose translation is MSTTTRKNPWLSKAAVNGALLLAVLYMLFPLVWLVTAATKDTGSLLAGDTFSFKGFDLSKNLSDIATYGDGVYFRWYGNSLLYAGVGAAVCSLICVAAGYAFDKYEFRGKEKLFGLVLLGVLVPTTALALPMYLLASKLGLVNTYWSVLIPVLVNPFGVYLARVFSAGYIPGEALEAARIDGAGELRTFFSIGLPMMMPGFVTVFLFQFTAIWNNFFLPLVMLSDRKLFPLSLGLYSWNTNTHSEPGFYPLVVTGSLLAVIPLIVAFVSLQRHWKAGLTAGSVK
- a CDS encoding carbohydrate ABC transporter permease, translated to MKARTRAAATLLTPFFVLFTAVMLIPIGYAVWLSLFTEQQSGLGFGGSETVFTGLGNYTAALGDRVFRDGFLVLLGYCAVYIPLMVGGALGLALLLDSALARARRFFQLALFLPHAVPGIIAAMIWLYLYTPGLSPVVSAMHSGGIGFDFFSPSGALPSVVNIALWEWLGYNMVIFYAALQAIDRSVLEAATVDGASGGRIAFSIKLPLIRSSVVMVVLFTIIGSLQLFTEPLILNTGSGSAVSSSWTPNMYAYTAAFARNDFGLAAAASVLLALTAALLSFVVTRLTGRKGARA